tgatgtGCAAATTTGCATCTCAAAACCTCTTCAGATAGTTGCCATTATCAACTCCCCGTTTTATTTTATCCCCATTTCATTTTCCAAATCTTAGTTTTCCCCAATTATTAACATTTCTGAcaaaagtttattaatgaaacagaacatggttaaaaatacagaaaatgacttgaggatcaaagacaaccagagtaaaaggatgttcacaatgttctggacccaaactctttaattcatctgtagcctgttccctgccctctttgtggaacacctccgctcagtccacaagcatgaccctgaccttccgcttggtgccattagaattcaccaccttgctctcaggctcacatttctgtcctcggcctgctgcaatgttccggagaagcccaacacaagctggacgaacagcccctcatcttcccatgaggcactttacagccttctggactcaacattgagttcaacaacttcacaccctgaactctctcctcaattttgattttttttttttttgctgagtgTCAGTCTACATCTTGTTTTCATGGGGTTTTTTTTGCTTCCAGacagagctgtcctttattctgccattaacacttactctggaccaatgttttttttctttactacaaccatgtactgaatgatctgtctgagctgtctgcagaacaatacttttcactgcaccttggtacatgtgacaataaacaaatccaatccaatccattgcctctacctttgccttttgttccaggacattttAGTCTTTTAATCTCACCCGccctctaaccaatccctgactttctcttttgttctacctgaccctTCCCCTTTCTCAACAGTATCagacccatcacatttctccccctctttagttctgaagtagagttacattggacgtggaatgttaactctgttctctctccacagatgctgccaggtctgctgtgtTTTTCCGGTTAATTCTGTATTTATTTAACTGTAGTGGGGGGTAAATACTATTTACTGTCCGGGATAAAATATATGTCCTTCATCAGcttctgtggatcatttcagtggaaatgtgctctcccaggctcaaagagcatcagcccactgaaagcaaagtcgtgagaccgaccAGTCCAGTAGAAAGAAACCTCCGACCCTCCcatttcaccaagtgtcagaatgaacatggttcagtcctggatgtgattaacagcagcaataacagcagcatCCAACTCTTGTCATCacttgtgaagtcgctggtgtaaaTGCAGATTGGCCGATGTTTTAAACctctgtgcagtgagagcagcggaatggtctctcctcagtgtgaatgctttGGTGGATCATCAGAACTCCAGCACTCCTGAACCCTCTccgacagtcagagcatttaaagggtctctcattggtgtgagtgacattataTTTCATCAGACTGGATGtccaagtgaatctcttcccacacatggatcAGGGAACGGTCtcttcacagtgtgaacccgctggtgtgtcagcagggtggataaccgagtgaatcccttcccacagtcagagcagttgaATGGCCTTTCTCcaatgtgaatttgctgatgttgcCACAGTGCGGATGATGTTTGAAacatctttgtgcagtgagagcagctgaacggtctctcctcagtgtgaatgcgctggtggattaTCAGTACATGAGAGCTTTGGAAATCTCtcccgcagtcagagcatttaaagggtctctcattggtgtgagttacTTTGtgggtcagcaggtgggatgactgagtgaatccctttccacacacagagcaggtgaatggcctctcccctgtgtgaactcgctggtgtgtctgcagatggggtaactgagtgaatcccttcccacagacagagcaggtaaacggcctctccccagtgtgaactcgctggtgtgtctgcagatgggataactgagtaaatcccttctcacactgagcgcaggtgaatggattttccccagtgtgaacccgctggtgtgtccgtaggctggataaccgagtgaattccttctcacactgatagcaggtgaatggcctctccccagtgtgaacccgctggtgtgtccgcaggctggataaccgagtgaattccttcccacactgagagcaggtgaatggcctctccccagtgtgactgcgtcgatgtgcttccagctctgatggggttCTGAATCCCTTCCGACAGTCCCCACaggtccacggtttctccatgttttgggtctcgtgTCTCTCTGGGTTTAACGATCAGTTGAAAGCTCATCCACACACGGAACAAATGTATGGTCTCTCTCCGGTGTAaatggtgcgatgttttttcaggctgtgtaactgttcaaagctctttccacagtcagtactCTGGAACACGCTCACTCGGCTGCGTGTTCCTTGGTGCTATTTCAGTCACACTGATATTTAAAATCTTTTCAGCTGGCAGttcaggcaaacatttctcctttgaGATTCAAAGCCAATGATATTCAGGGCCTGctaaatcgagtgactctgtcagatcaagaCTTGATATTTGAGTTTTCTGTGTCTAATTCCTCCTTGCCAAATATCCtgcaaaaacaatttacaaaagacatcactgtcagtacaggatagacattcagaacagacaatttgaGTTTTTTATGGAAAATTCTTCTGTCTCTTATTtcccaaagctgtaaatctccatcccgcacattccccctctattctcactctgttctcacactgctgtatctaatattcaccttcccaattttcctgaaggtgctgattcaggttgattaacagatccatgctcactgcttcctgtcctgggcacagagatcataacaaatcggggctgcagtcagccattcagcccatcaaatctgctgaaCCATTTAATGAGCTAATtgaccgatctacctcagcactatTTTCCCACACTATTCCCCCATATGCCTTGATATCTTCAATATcaagaaacctatcaatctctgtcttgaaaatacttacaacaccaggttaaggtccaacaggtttgtttcaaacactagctttcagagcacagctccttccgcagatgattcacctgaggaaggagcactgctccgaaagctagtgattcgaaacaaaccggcccatcgagtctgcaccggctcttggaaagagcaccctacccatggtcaacacctacaccgtatccccataacccagtaaccccacccaacactaagggcaattttggacacgaagggcaatttagcatggccagtccacctaacccgcacatctttggactgtgggaggaaaccggagcacccggaggaaacccacgcatacacgggaaggatgtgcagactccgcacagacagtgacccaagctggaatcgaacttgggaccctggagctgtgaagcaattgtgctatccacaatgctaccgtgctgccctcttactgtgctcaccccagtccaacgccggcacctcctcaTTTTGAAAacacttgatgactgaggctccacggtctctaggggagagaattccaaagtttcatcctcgagtgaggaaatccctcctcatctcagctttctctccattttcctgcctgttccccataaccctcgactccctggtcaatcagaaatctgtccaactcagtggtgaatatattcagtgacccccagactccactggtccctgtggaagagaattccagagacgaacaaccctctgagggaggagatgactggaaatatataacgtagctacagcacaatattacacagCTATAAATTATAATAAATGTACTTCATTAcataaccatcaataatatatctaatctgcaccatttaacaacactggacatttctctgatattaatttactgtcggtTGAGGGAGAAAAACCCGACAACAGAACCTCctccagacaaggtttccaggcaaccggctgacggctccggccagagcgagaagccactCGGTGATCTCCCCcagacccgggactgcgcatgtccaagagagagGGGAAGATGCGCATGTGCGGAGGAGAGCCcaccccctgaccttcctgctgattTGGTGACTAATGGGAAGAGGtgcaggaccggaaggactctgttgctccagccaatcagagcgcgggctttgtgtgactgaATATTCACACAAactaaaacctcctcctgtctccatcatctgtgagtaaaacactttattttctcccctttccatttcttttctcattctcaccttcaattggtcacttgcagcaactgaagggaaaggaagtgaatccagggagggtgcagactctgcaaagcttggcccaggtctctctcttaaagacattgacatcctttgctccctcagcttgacacatttatttgtctggctaaaaggatggtctccttcccaatgttcacaattaaagggctggtttccccaggcgatggctgacatttaagtggACATCTAACTAATGTAGGACAGAGATATGCCTAGTGTTATAtgctacagattagatatattatttatggttctcttatggtcttataggaacaggagtaggccattcagtcccttgcaCATGCCCcaccattcaaggagatcatggctgatctgtgacctaactccattatACCTTTTTCTTTCCTTGTTTTctataaattcagagtatccaataattttttttgcaataagggacaatttagcgtggccaattcacctatcctgcacatctttgggttgtgggtgttcgacccatgcagacttggggagaatgtgcctaactccatatacctgccgttGGTCCATATCCCATCAAATCTTTGTTCAACAAAAATCTATAGATctcatttaaaattaacaactgatccaaCATCAAATGCTGTTTGTGGAAAAGAAATCCGAACCTCTACCATCCTTTGTGTGAAAATGTTGTTCCAAATATCGCTCCTGAACAgtttagccctaatttttagactatgccccagaTTTAAAATCTCCAACCAGTGCAAATTCATGCTCACAGCTCCGAAACTTCACATGTCCGGGTACACTACCAGGAGACCAGGCTGCGAATCCCCAAGGTAATGTTATTATACTCACAGTTCCGATACTCTGCCTCTCCGAGTCCACTCCCTGGAGACTGGGCCGCAAATCCCTGAGGTAAGGTTTTTACACTCACAGCTCTAGTACTCAGTCCCTCCGAGTCCGccccctggagactaggccgtgaaTTCCCGAGGTAAGGTTTTTATATTCACAGCTCCGATACTCCGTCCCTCCGGGTGCACTCCTGGAGAGTTAGGCTGCGAATCTCTGAGGTAAGGTCTTTGTACTCACGCCGCCAACACTCAAGGGGTTTACAAACTCAGTGTCGCAACCCGCGGGTGGGTAGTGGGCAGGTTTTGGGAGGATCGCGGCACTCGTTCGCGGCATTTCCGATTGCGAGAGGAACGCCCAACGGTTGAGACCGGCTTGTAAAATGCGAGCTGCAACGGACTTTCGAGATTGCCGGCCATCCCAtggatagcactgttgtttcacagagccagggtcccaggttcgattccctgctgggtcactgtctgtgcagagtctgcacgttctcctcgtgtgtgcgtgggtttcctccgggtgctccggtttccttccacagtccaaaaacgtgcaggttaggtggattggccatgataaattgcccttagtgaccaaaaaggttaggaggagttattgggttacagggatagggtggaagtgagggcttaagagggttggtgcagacccgatgggccgaatggtgtccttctgcactgtatgttgtatgttctaagtCCGCTCCACGAGCAGACCACGAATCCCCAGGGAAAGGTTTTTTACTCAGCTCCAAAAATCCAGACCTCTCAGTTCTCACCCTGGAAACTAGGAAAGGTCTTTATATTTACTACTCTGATGCTCCGCCTCTTCAAATcctctccctggagactaggccttgAATTCCCGAGGTAAGTGTTTTGTACTTACTGCTCCGGCACTCCACCCTCTGAGTCCACTCCCTAGGTATGGCAAAATAGGTATTAGAGACTAGGTATTGGGAAACGTGAGAGAAAAAAATGTTCTCTAGAAACTAGAaatctctgttctgaatttctaccctgtactgacagtgatgtcttctgtaaactccttttacaggatatgaaaagaggaggaattacagacagaaatctcaaacataacctctcgatctgacagtcaccagattccttgggacctgaatatcatcggcctttgaatcgagaaggggAAGGAAAAATGTTTGCCCAACCTGTCagcatcaaaagattttaaacataattgtgactggaaaagcaccgagacacacacatccGAGTGAGAGGGTTCCAGagtactgactgtggaaagagcattaaccagttacacagcctgaaaaaacattgcaccattcacagcggggaaagaccgcacacgtgttctgtgtgtggacgaggctgcaACTGATTTTCTGACCTGCAGAGATTCGAGGAgacacaaaacatggagaaaccgtggatatgtggggattgtgggaagggattcagtgcccCATCTcaactggagattcatcgacgtattcacactggggagaggccgttcacctgctctgtatgtgagaagggattcactcagttatcccacctaaatacacaccagcgtgttcacactggggagaggccattcacctgctctcagtgtgggaaggatttCAGTGATCCATCCGGCCTGCGgtcacaccagcgcattcacactggggagaggccattcagctgctctcagtgtgagaagagattcagtgattcatccaccctgcggacacaccaccgGGTTCACACAAGGGAGAGGCCGtttagctgctctcagtgtgggaagggattcactcattcatcctatCTGAATGCACACAAGCTAGTTCACTCTggggtgaggccattcacctgctctcaatgtgagaaggaattcactcagttatcccacctacagacacaccagcgggttcacactggggagaagccgttcacctgctctcagtgtgggaagggattcagtcaattatccagcctgcagacacaccagcgagttcacactggggagaagccgttcacctgctctcaatgtgggaagggattcagtcaattatccagcctgcagagacaccagcgagttcacactggggagaggccgttcacctgctctcagtgtggaaacaaATTCACTGAGTTAtctagcctgcagacacaccaacgagttcacactggggagaggccgttcacctgctctcgatgtgggaagggattcactacattatccagcctgcggagacaccagcaagttcacaccggggagagttaactcagttggctggatggctggtgtgTGGTGTACAGCGACTTCAACATCATGGGTTCagctcccgtaccggctgaggttatccatgaaggccccaccttttcaacactgcccctcgcctgaggtgtggtgaccctcagattctatcaccaccagtcagctcactttctcaaaggggaaagcagcctctggtccccTGGGACTTGACGACTCTTATTTCACACAAAAACAACAaacatagattcctttaaggagcaaaaatccaacaggaaaagtgatgcaaccgtgtCTAACAAGAAATGTTAAAGATTCCATTTGATCAAAGAagagactcataaagtggccaaaatagctgtacgcctgaggattgagaacttgttttagaattcagcaaaggaccaagaaactgataaagagaaaatagaatattagAGCAAACTGACGATAAACATAAAAACCAACTGGAAAAGCTCCGATAcgtatgtgaaaaggaaaagattagcaaagaccaatgtgggtccattccagacagagacaggagagtttataatggggaataaggaaatggcagagaaactaaacaatgtgtgtctgtcttcatggaggaagatacagaattTGTCCCCAGAACACGAGAGAACCAacggactagtgagcacgaggaactgaaagagattagtatttgtgaaaaagtagtactggagaaatttatgtggttgaaagttaataaatctccaaaagctgctgctctacatcccagagtgctgaaagaggtggctgtagagatagtggatacattggtggtcatctttcaaaattctatagattctggaatggttcctgcagattggaaggtggtaaatgtaaccccaatatttaaggagggagagagaaaacggggaaccacacacccattagcctgacatcagtaggagggaaaatgctacaatctattagaaaggatgtaataacatacaaattaggagcaggagtaggccattcggcccctcgagcctgctccaccattcaataggttcccggctgatctgattgtaacctcaactccacattccccccgataacctttcacccccttgcttatcaagaatctattcaactccgtcttcaaaatattcacagactctgcttccactgccctttgaggaagagagttccaaagattcacgaccctctgagagaaaaatttctcctctgccttaaatgtgcAAGttcttacttttaaagtgactccaatttctagattctcccacaatctTTAATCTTTTTACGATCAGTTCCCTTTAGATTATCTGACGTATCTTTGACCTCTTTGTGCTTCTcatctggagtcaacttctccaagatgtctGCATTTTTTTGTTGGCTGTTCACAATAGGTGTGCTCTCGACTTATTTGTTCAGTGTTGCACTCTCATTGTCAGCCTCTGTACAGTCCAGCTTAGAACTGTCAGTCTCGCCGTTATCCTGCACACATTGTATGCCACccgtgatcactttgtcactagtTGCAAAcaaagttttttgtttttttaattaagATAAACATTTTATTTTTAATGTGATTCTTTGGCCCCAATATTTCCAAGATGGCGTCCAATGGACATCCATCAGAGAACAGATTGAATCAACAGGTTCATTGTTGAAGGAGCCACTCTGGCTACGCATCCAGCAGAAACCTGTTGTACACAATGTTCTGAGTGACATCAATAAGTCCCTTTTTGTCAACCCAACTACAATTATTGTTTCCTCATATCTGTAGAGATTACCCATATCAATTATTATATCAACCATATCTTATTGCAACATTCAGACCACGAGAAGTTTATTAACTGTCCCACGTCCGTAGAGAATCTTTCACAATCAGTGGGACTTTCAGACTCATTGTTGGAAGGAAGCAGCTCAAATGCCAATTAGGTCATCTTCAGGTTCTGGGTCATTCAATGGCAAGCTGCCCAAAGTAGGAAATAAACAAAGCTTTTGGGATTCCAAAGACATTGGTGAAAAATCTTTCAAAAATTGTGTTTCCAGTAAAACAGTTTATCTGCATCAATTTCCTCATTCATATAATCCATTTTGCAATAAAGTTCTGGCTTATTTTGGTCTTTACCACAGTTACTATGGAAAAGAGATGCTCCCATATGCTCAGTTAAATCCCTTCCTTCACCTTCACCATACACTGTGGTGGCCAAATGTTTGCACAATTGCTCCAATCTACTGCACAAATGCTGCATGTCCAAATGGTTGATCAACCAGTTGCAAATAAagttgatagaccttcatagtcttcctcttctggctcatcatctgtTTCATCACTGTCCTCATCGGATGACTGCGGCATCATATCTCGTAGCCAGTTACAATAATCCTTTGTCTTCACGCTGTTTGGAACGTACAGTCGCTCAACGAGGTTCAGGGCTTCGCACACTTTCACTCCCAATATGGACTCTCACTTTGTGTCCACAATGGCGAATTGCACAATGTGACTTTGATTATGCACCCATGCTTCTAGGTCACATACCCCTCGCATTTCAATCGCATTCTGCGCATAGCCAATCAGTTGTTCCAGTCAAACAAAAACTGTTGGTTGAACTCTCAGGTGGTTCAAATCGGAGAGGCTGAGGAGATTGGCACTCGTTCCCGTGACGAGTTTGCAGTTGATtaatgtggcattcagcatcactggaattgtccatttGTCTTCAATGATATGAAGCattgtatgagcaggttctttgaagggatggagaataggtgtgggcggtgtgtgggagggcccgcaaatcatgtccacatgttttgggcatgtcagaAGCTtagggattctggcaaggatttgccgaaGTCATATCCACGACATTGAAGGTATGGGTGGtttcgagtccagaggtggcggtttttggtgtgtcggaagacccgggagcccagcggTTGAGAGAGGCTAATGTTTTGGCCTCTGCCTCcccggtagcccagagatggatcttattggtgtggtatgggttagtgacatggccaggttcctcaggcttgagaaaatcaagttcgtcctgagaggatcaatgttagggttcgcccggaggtggcagccgtttattggcCTCTTCAGGGAAAATTAAGTGTCAGCAGATacaaaatggggggtggggggggggggggggggtggagggagggagatagggGCAAAACAGACTAATAACACAGCAGAATTAAAATGAATAAGTTGAATTGAATTtcctcatggaaagcccaggaggttCTGGGatgacattgctgtggggctggaaagaagggAAAATCCCTGCACCGGTTGCAAATTTCTTCAAACATCCACATAACCACCTCCTCACAAGCCCAGGGGGGAGGGATGGTTCCTGGTAACTGGGAGCTTATGTACCAGAGGATTCAAGTTTGTAGAatagaatccctccaatgcagaaggaagacattcggcccatcgagtctgcaccggcccttgaaaagagcaccctacttaaggccgcacctccaccctaaccgGGGACCCtacgtaaccttttggacactaaggggcaatttagcatagccaaaccactgaaactgcacatctttggactgtgggaggaaacccaggcagacacggggagaacatgcagactccacacagtcatccgaggctggaattgaacccaggaccctgcagatgtgtggcagcagtgctaaccgctgtgcaaccCGTAGTTGAAGTCGGCAACCACAAAGAGttagttgaagctaactctgcaaTATCCACAAAAGCCTTCGTAGACTTCCGGAGACGGagctgtgctgagcagtcgcacatcaggtgcaTCTCCTCCTACAAACCCCAAAATAGGCTCTCTTACTCAAAATAGCCCGCTAAAACCGGAACAAAATACCCCTCACCCTAACTAACAATAGTACTATTGGAATGAATTTTTGGACTTGGCGGTGCACGCCGGGATACTATTGTACGAACACCGAATTCTGCTGAACACAAACTTTGGGGAAAATAAGTGTCCCCTGACCAGGTGCATCCTGTGTATGTAACTGACCCATTGCTCCACAACCACAGGAGCGGGTGACCAAACTCAAAATAGCAACCAAAAGAGGAAGAGGCCCTCTTTGTGCGTCACTAACAGACACCATGACTAACATATAATCACGAATGTGAAGAGCTGATTGGaacaatgtaacctaatgtgtaagGAATTGATTGGAGAAATGTGATCTAAATGTGTTAATAGGCTCCATGTAAATGAGTACATAAACTAATTCCGCTTTTTGAAACTGTATGTTAAACCAGTGTAAGCCCTGGCTCGAACGAGAAGATGTTTCCACAGACTGCAGGGTCTGGGActcttctcccagagctctgtaaCAAGCTGGAATGCCGCCCGAGCCAGTGAACTGGGCAAGTCGTCAAAGTTCTGACAGCCAGAAATTAGAGTCATTTGGCGAGGCGGCCGGACGGCGAAGTGATATTCAGCGGATCAGGCAGTCAGACCGAGTGAGTAAGAGACACAATTTAAAATGTGTCCGTCTTGCTATTAAAGGCGTTGTGATGGGAAGCTGCTCGagggcccagactgagcctgaatgAAGGGTGCGATTGAGCCCCGCGTGacggccagagttagttgggaatctGAGACGCACAGAGTGCCATGTGTTACCCGTCCGGTGTAATCATCATAACAACATAGTTACAAGTCAGGACCCCCACCTCTCGAGGTGGACGAGTGGGAAGACCTCCGAGAACGAGTCGCCTGAGCGGGACCGGATTCGTGGTGATATTAGTTAACAAGTCATGGAAGCGAGTGGTCGAGGACCACCGAACTGGGGCCCCCCGGGGTCCCTGAAATGTAGGCAAAGAGTTAGTGAAGAAAATGTGTGAAGAAGGATGGGATCCCACAGTGTCCCTCACAGCACAGAGAAAGTGGTGGGATGGACAAAAACGGGACACGACCGAAAAGGCCGGGATCATCTTGGTCCATCAACTGGTAAAACTGATAAAGCCGCCACCCAATGGCTCCGCCCCACCAAAACGGGACGGGGAAGAAGTAACAGGAGTCAAGTGTGCACCCTTTCAGCGGGATGCTACTGCCACAAACCAGagatacaaggggcgggattctctgcccgccccccgccgggttggagaatctggcccctggaggtgcacccacggtggcctggcccgcgatcggggctgaccgatctgcgggcgggcctgtgccatggcgtcggccgctgtggacctccgcgatggccgacgggaGATGAacgccccctgcacatgcgctgggatgacgccagcacacgctggcgctcccgcgcatgcgccaacacgcgccggccggcggaggccctgcgGCACCGGTtgacgtggcaccaagccccttgccagcgcggcgcaaaccactccggcgcgggcctagcccctgatcaGCACCTTTGGGCGggaggagtgattcacgccactcctcagcgctggagttgcccgccccgccgattcccgcagaatcccgcccaaagcctCACTCCGCTGAGAAGCTGGCTGTTTTGAAGGGTTTCGGAACCCTTGCCACTTAcaaaagaatatatatatatataattggatTGGGGGGTTCAAGGACCCGAGTCTATAAGAGCAAAACAGTTATATTAGACATAGCCGACCGACTGTGACCAGTCCAGATTTTTGTATGCCCTAATAATGAGGGATGAGTCCTGGGAATGGACCGACTAAAACAACTGAATATACTGATAGACGCAGCGAACCCCAAGGTTCACTGGCCACGAAATGACGATCTAAGGTCCGATTCAACCAACATTACCACCACATGGCCAAAGTGAGGAGTGCAAGCATCCTAAAAGGAGATTGGGACGAGGAGCCGGGGCCTTTCGGCACTGTGTGCAGATTGATGGATGGGGTATGGGCCAAAATGAAACAGGAGATGGGGGAGATCCCTATGGAACCCATCGTCCTCCAAGGACCTGAACAAAAACCACAAAAGCAATTTCCCATGAAGCCCGAGACATAACAGGCAGTACAAGAAGTTGTTCGGGATTTAGAAGAGAAGGGAATAATTAGGCTGACCGAGAGTACTACGTACCAGTATGGCCAGTAATTAAACCTGATAAAACATTCCGTCTGACCATCGATTACACAGAATTGAACAAGGTGACTCCTAAATTACACCCCATAGTCTCGAGCCCAGCTACCATTTTGACCGATTTGAACCTAGAACACAAGATACTCACAGTTTCGGATATAGCTAATGGATTCAGGTCCGTACCATTGGATCCAGAG
This portion of the Scyliorhinus torazame isolate Kashiwa2021f chromosome 5, sScyTor2.1, whole genome shotgun sequence genome encodes:
- the LOC140422257 gene encoding uncharacterized protein; translated protein: MEKPWICGDCGKGFSAPSQLEIHRRIHTGERPFTCSVCEKGFTQLSHLNTHQRVHTGERPFTCSQCGKDFSDPSGLRSHQRIHTGERPFSCSQCEKRFSDSSTLRTHHRVHTRERPFSCSQCGKGFTHSSYLNAHKLVHSGVRPFTCSQCEKEFTQLSHLQTHQRVHTGEKPFTCSQCGKGFSQLSSLQTHQRVHTGEKPFTCSQCGKGFSQLSSLQRHQRVHTGERPFTCSQCGNKFTELSSLQTHQRVHTGERPFTCSRCGKGFTTLSSLRRHQQVHTGES